From a region of the Chroicocephalus ridibundus chromosome 8, bChrRid1.1, whole genome shotgun sequence genome:
- the LOC134519159 gene encoding interleukin-9 receptor-like: protein MGGDVWQLGLQLCVTAVLLLGGGRGREFPGSLSCLNNYVNTVRCVWTMEEPMGDGPFHLHFTNLWSKGHNASCKLTARENMQNQYHCTLHLASQILETDGYRVSLQGNFFGRNHTYITFPEYNPCKHIKLDPPANIQSNVTASKCQIWWSVPWYLVEILQYELQYKEYSMSWETALNKTPSSSLPQIEIEATELRSGITYIARLRCKVSENEDSYHSQWSEWSQTTVFQRPGIPKLSEKILNTRTMQFLFIPLSFGALLYLFWNCKLSSRAKSLSCFNIPTPAAFFQPLYNLHNGNFKDWVQPNEACIQLRREEASNSNKVTADGLSDLNAQDLISQISLKPLESTNLVSAEENFVFASGPSQQYVPSRYVRAEEIEVRLGLLFAQNDAADRVGLKISEIIKANLESPSMERNYPSHSQHGKGDFLMLQESFEIANVSFSSSDYCTLCDNDTTGGLIPAELLEPSNGNSLVKHQSDQSDLS from the exons ATGGGAGGAGATGTGTGGCAGCTTGGCCTCCAGCTGTGCGTTACTGCTGTGCTGCTCCTtggtggaggaagagggagag aaTTCCCTGGCAGCCTGAGCTGCCTGAATAACTACGTGAATACCGTGAGATGTGTGTGGACAATGGAGGAGCCCATGGGCGATGGACCTTTCCACCTGCATTTCACCAA CCTCTGGTCAAAGGGCCACAATGCCAGCTGCAAACTGACTGCCAGGGAGAACATGCAGAATCAGTACCACTGCACACTCCATTTAGCCAGCCAGATCTTGGAAACAGATGGTTATAGAGTCTCTCTCCAAGGCAACTTCTTTGGACGTAACCACACGTACATTACCTTTCCAGAGTACAATCCCTGCAAGCACA TAAAACTTGATCCACCTGCAAACATCCAGAGCAACGTCACTGCCAGCAAGTGTCAGATATGGTGGAGTGTGCCTTGGTACCTCGTTGAAATTCTTCAATATGAGTTGCAGTATAAGGAGTACAGCATGTCCTGGGAG ACCGCATTGAACAAGACACCATCCAGTTCACTGCCACAGATAGAAATTGAAGCCACAGAGCTTCGCAGTGGCATCACTTACATTGCACGACTTCGCTGCAAAGTTTCTGAAAATGAGGATTCGTACCACAGTCAGTGGAGCGAGTGGAGCCAGACAACAGTGTTTCAAAGACCAG GTATACCAAAACTGTCTGAAAAGATCCTAAATACCAGAACTATGCAGTTCTTATTCATTCCTTTGAGTTTTGGTGCTCTACTCTATTTATTTTGGAACTGCAAGCTTTCTTCAAG GGCAAAAAGCCTCTCCTGTTTTAACATTCCCACACCAGCTGCTTTCTTTCAGCCACTCTATAATTTGCACAATGGGAATTTTAAG GACTGGGTTCAACCTAATGAGGCTTGTATCCAACTCAGAAGAGAAGAGGCCAGCAACTCAAACAAAGTGACTGCAGATGGACTTTCTGATCTAAACGCTCAAGATCTGATTTCCCAGATCTCCTTGAAACCTCTGGAAAGCACAAATCtggtttctgcagaagaaaactttGTATTTGCCTCGGGTCCAAGCCAGCAGTATGTCCCCAGCAGGTATGTAAGAGCGGAAGAGATAGAAGTGAGGCTCGGCCTATTGTTTGCACAAAACGATGCTGCTGATAGAGTTGGCCTGAAAATCTCTGAAATAATTAAAGCCAACCTCGAGAGCCCGAGCATGGAAAGGAATTATCCCTCTCACTCACAGCATGGGAAGGGTGACTTCCTTATGCTTCAGGAATCTTTTGAGATAGCAAATGTGTCCTTCAGCAGCAGTGACTATTGTACATTGTGTGACAATGATACCACAGGAGGTTTGATTCCTGCTGAACTACTGGAGCCCTCCAACGGTAATAGTCTTGTCAAACATCAGAGTGATCAGAGTGACCTTTCCTGA
- the IL21R gene encoding interleukin-21 receptor isoform X1, translating into MKNKLWLQSISFFLLLQYTTCHENLTCFVDYVETLSCILRNDFGASSYNLTATWVPDQESENTAAACHLLQFSRNTSHTQYMCTVDMTLLLADLKVQVDVTEITERKHVISKDFYMAENVKPQPPFNLTAVLSEGYNISWETIYQNPAFYFLNEELEYQLRYKRRTDTWETEKTKAVHEDKRTLVILPWELQANTDYEFQVRARPREDTGYRGFWSEWSSPLTLKTSPAAVTQTAGMGWLLLCGAVVAIAASITTFLAKQRSLWKKVACIPDPAPFFKPLYLVHNGDFKKWVGASHTKITFDFFEWGIVLPEVLEVYAKRPSNSTSQEELRELRKDVPCKPCVSCLTAPGQDSQSLLSSVNSSSGTRDQSYGHLSIDTVTVADEFTPCNCQCNCNRVYRGHEHTSKEDSSAGETGYPKVNVDDEDRKISSDLHLADLSTQDKILASGSVSTDHLRSTSVLAHQQVERTLEGGMGSILEALCLQPNQWDLGNLGSLPSPDGESVSYSEGSCDFFPHIARPGDSYPMICVDLDTIDSGFVDSDCGSPVDCEFEQNSQTNCGSEGEDFPRSYVKQWVSCHSDSPVNGTQTN; encoded by the exons ATGAAGAACAAACTGTGGCTCCAgagtatttccttctttcttttattgcagtACA CTACATGTCATGAAAACCTCACTTGTTTTGTGGACTATGTAGAGACCCTGTCCTGTATCCTGAGAAACGACTTTGGTGCCAGTTCATACAACCTCACTGCAACATG gGTTCCTGACCAAGAATCAGAAAATACTGCGGCTGCCTGCCATCTCCTGCAATTCTCCAGGAACACCAGTCACACGCAGTACATGTGCACAGTGGACATGACACTTCTCCTGGCAGATCTCAAAGTCCAGGTGGACGTTACAGAGATAACTGAAAGGAAGCACGTGATTTCCAAAGACTTTTATATGGCAGAGAACG TCAAACCACAGCCTCCGTTCAATCTGACCGCTGTGTTGTCAGAGGGTTACAATATTTCTTGGGAAACCATCTACCAGAACCCTGCTTTCTACTTTTTGAATGAGGAGCTGGAATATCAGCTGCGTTATAAGAGAAGGACTGACACCTGGGAG ACTGAGAAGACTAAAGCTGTCCATGAAGATAAACGGACACTGGTAATCCTGCCATGGGAACTCCAGGCGAACACTGATTATGAGTTCCAAGTGAGAGCCAGACCCCGAGAAGACACTGGCTACCGTGGATTTTGGAGTGAATGGAGTTCTCCGCTGACGTTGAAAACCAGCCCTGCCG CAGTGACGCAGACAGCAGGCATGGGATGGCTGCTACTGTGTGGTGCTGTCGTGGCAATTGCTGCCTCAATCACAACCTTTCTGGCGAAACAGCGGAG cttgtGGAAGAAGGTGGCTTGCATCCCAGACCCCGCTCCCTTTTTCAAACCTCTTTACCTGGTGCATAATGGAGATTTCAAG AAGTGGGTTGGTGCATCCCATACGAAAATTACCTTCGATTTCTTTGAATGGGGAATAGTCCTTCCAGAAGTCCTAGAAGTTTACGCCAAGCGTCCTTCCAACAGCACTTCACAGGAGGAGTTGCGTGAGCTGAGAAAAGATGTGCCTTGCAAGCCCTGTGTGTCTTGCCTGACTGCCCCAGGTCAGGACAGCCAGTCCCTGCTGTCTAGTGTGAACAGTAGCAGTGGGACTCGGGACCAGTCATACGGGCATTTGTCCATTGATACCGTGACTGTGGCTGATGAATTTACACCTTGTAACTGCCAGTGCAACTGTAACCGTGTGTACAGGGGACACGAGCATACCAGCAAGGAAGACAGTAGTGCTGGAGAAACTGGTTACCCCAAGGTTAACGTTGATGATGAAGACAGAAAGATATCTAGTGACTTGCATCTGGCTGACCTAAGCACACAAGACAAAATACTTGCTTCAGGCTCCGTGTCCACAGACCATCTGAGGAGTACAAGTGTCCTAGCCCACCAGCAAGTAGAAAGGACTttggaaggagggatggggagcatCCTAGAAGCCCTTTGCTTGCAGCCTAATCAGTGGGATTTGGGAAATCTGGGTTCTCTACCTTCTCCTGACGGTGAAAGTGTTTCCTACAGTGAAGGCTCTTGTGACTTCTTCCCTCACATTGCAAGGCCTGGTGACAGTTACCCTATGATCTGTGTAGATTTGGACACTATTGACAGTGGCTTTGTGGACTCGGACTGTGGGAGTCCAGTTGACTGTGAATTTGAGCAAAACAGTCAGACCAACTGCGGGTCTGAGGGGGAGGACTTTCCACGGAGCTACGTCAAGCAGTGGGTCTCCTGTCACTCTGACAGCCCTGTCAACGGGACACAGACCAACTAA
- the IL21R gene encoding interleukin-21 receptor isoform X2, which yields MKNKLWLQSISFFLLLQYTTCHENLTCFVDYVETLSCILRNDFGASSYNLTATWVPDQESENTAAACHLLQFSRNTSHTQYMCTVDMTLLLADLKVQVDVTEITERKHVISKDFYMAENVKPQPPFNLTAVLSEGYNISWETIYQNPAFYFLNEELEYQLRYKRRTDTWETEKTKAVHEDKRTLVILPWELQANTDYEFQVRARPREDTGYRGFWSEWSSPLTLKTSPAVTQTAGMGWLLLCGAVVAIAASITTFLAKQRSLWKKVACIPDPAPFFKPLYLVHNGDFKKWVGASHTKITFDFFEWGIVLPEVLEVYAKRPSNSTSQEELRELRKDVPCKPCVSCLTAPGQDSQSLLSSVNSSSGTRDQSYGHLSIDTVTVADEFTPCNCQCNCNRVYRGHEHTSKEDSSAGETGYPKVNVDDEDRKISSDLHLADLSTQDKILASGSVSTDHLRSTSVLAHQQVERTLEGGMGSILEALCLQPNQWDLGNLGSLPSPDGESVSYSEGSCDFFPHIARPGDSYPMICVDLDTIDSGFVDSDCGSPVDCEFEQNSQTNCGSEGEDFPRSYVKQWVSCHSDSPVNGTQTN from the exons ATGAAGAACAAACTGTGGCTCCAgagtatttccttctttcttttattgcagtACA CTACATGTCATGAAAACCTCACTTGTTTTGTGGACTATGTAGAGACCCTGTCCTGTATCCTGAGAAACGACTTTGGTGCCAGTTCATACAACCTCACTGCAACATG gGTTCCTGACCAAGAATCAGAAAATACTGCGGCTGCCTGCCATCTCCTGCAATTCTCCAGGAACACCAGTCACACGCAGTACATGTGCACAGTGGACATGACACTTCTCCTGGCAGATCTCAAAGTCCAGGTGGACGTTACAGAGATAACTGAAAGGAAGCACGTGATTTCCAAAGACTTTTATATGGCAGAGAACG TCAAACCACAGCCTCCGTTCAATCTGACCGCTGTGTTGTCAGAGGGTTACAATATTTCTTGGGAAACCATCTACCAGAACCCTGCTTTCTACTTTTTGAATGAGGAGCTGGAATATCAGCTGCGTTATAAGAGAAGGACTGACACCTGGGAG ACTGAGAAGACTAAAGCTGTCCATGAAGATAAACGGACACTGGTAATCCTGCCATGGGAACTCCAGGCGAACACTGATTATGAGTTCCAAGTGAGAGCCAGACCCCGAGAAGACACTGGCTACCGTGGATTTTGGAGTGAATGGAGTTCTCCGCTGACGTTGAAAACCAGCCCTGCCG TGACGCAGACAGCAGGCATGGGATGGCTGCTACTGTGTGGTGCTGTCGTGGCAATTGCTGCCTCAATCACAACCTTTCTGGCGAAACAGCGGAG cttgtGGAAGAAGGTGGCTTGCATCCCAGACCCCGCTCCCTTTTTCAAACCTCTTTACCTGGTGCATAATGGAGATTTCAAG AAGTGGGTTGGTGCATCCCATACGAAAATTACCTTCGATTTCTTTGAATGGGGAATAGTCCTTCCAGAAGTCCTAGAAGTTTACGCCAAGCGTCCTTCCAACAGCACTTCACAGGAGGAGTTGCGTGAGCTGAGAAAAGATGTGCCTTGCAAGCCCTGTGTGTCTTGCCTGACTGCCCCAGGTCAGGACAGCCAGTCCCTGCTGTCTAGTGTGAACAGTAGCAGTGGGACTCGGGACCAGTCATACGGGCATTTGTCCATTGATACCGTGACTGTGGCTGATGAATTTACACCTTGTAACTGCCAGTGCAACTGTAACCGTGTGTACAGGGGACACGAGCATACCAGCAAGGAAGACAGTAGTGCTGGAGAAACTGGTTACCCCAAGGTTAACGTTGATGATGAAGACAGAAAGATATCTAGTGACTTGCATCTGGCTGACCTAAGCACACAAGACAAAATACTTGCTTCAGGCTCCGTGTCCACAGACCATCTGAGGAGTACAAGTGTCCTAGCCCACCAGCAAGTAGAAAGGACTttggaaggagggatggggagcatCCTAGAAGCCCTTTGCTTGCAGCCTAATCAGTGGGATTTGGGAAATCTGGGTTCTCTACCTTCTCCTGACGGTGAAAGTGTTTCCTACAGTGAAGGCTCTTGTGACTTCTTCCCTCACATTGCAAGGCCTGGTGACAGTTACCCTATGATCTGTGTAGATTTGGACACTATTGACAGTGGCTTTGTGGACTCGGACTGTGGGAGTCCAGTTGACTGTGAATTTGAGCAAAACAGTCAGACCAACTGCGGGTCTGAGGGGGAGGACTTTCCACGGAGCTACGTCAAGCAGTGGGTCTCCTGTCACTCTGACAGCCCTGTCAACGGGACACAGACCAACTAA